One region of bacterium genomic DNA includes:
- the gatA gene encoding Asp-tRNA(Asn)/Glu-tRNA(Gln) amidotransferase subunit GatA, translating to MPDPRNALTISASELMARIAAGEIDPVEHLRTQCEFARRMDEYLNAFIELPESPEPEIETVQSRTNGDGGSGAFAGQADPEMLRGRRHLTGVPVSVKDIFTARGFCATAGSPILEGYRPPYDATVVARTRAAGNFVVGKTNLDEFAMGSSTETSAYGACRNPWDLGRVPGGSSGGGAASVAACQAAIGWGTDTGGSVRQPAALCGVVGYKPTYGLLSRFGLIAYASSLDSPSIFAKCALDVALLLNAVCYPDALDSTCSVPSPVPDFVAESDPVYAKKPRIGVIKELTDTKLLHSGVAVQLWSAIERMKSAGAEITEISFPMWDITLPAYYIMTTAECSSNLARFDGVRYGPDGHTDKGLMAMYLSRRGGERGFGEETKRRILLGTYVLSAGYHDAYYNKARALRRAITAEVARLCGEYDALVCPTTLDPAFQIGERMEDPVQMYMSDIATVIANLAGTCAISLPCGLVPAKRSIMAREDPLSKDAIAIGVTPELQNLCRNDKGEIELPVGFQMIGARYRDAKLLSLARWFEETTGYGYKIPPIALKMLAT from the coding sequence GTGCCCGATCCGCGCAATGCTTTGACCATATCGGCATCCGAGCTGATGGCCAGAATCGCCGCAGGCGAAATAGATCCGGTCGAGCATCTGCGGACGCAGTGCGAATTCGCTCGGCGGATGGACGAATACCTGAACGCGTTTATCGAGCTTCCGGAATCGCCGGAGCCGGAAATCGAAACGGTGCAATCGCGCACTAACGGAGACGGCGGCTCGGGCGCGTTTGCCGGGCAGGCCGATCCGGAAATGCTTCGCGGCCGGCGGCATTTGACGGGCGTGCCCGTCTCGGTAAAGGATATTTTCACCGCGCGCGGGTTTTGCGCGACCGCGGGCAGCCCGATTCTCGAAGGCTACCGTCCGCCGTACGACGCGACGGTCGTGGCGCGCACGCGCGCGGCGGGCAACTTCGTAGTCGGCAAAACGAACCTGGACGAATTCGCGATGGGCAGCTCGACCGAAACTTCGGCGTACGGCGCGTGCCGCAACCCGTGGGACTTGGGCCGCGTCCCTGGCGGCTCTTCCGGGGGGGGGGCGGCAAGCGTGGCCGCGTGCCAGGCCGCGATCGGATGGGGGACGGATACGGGCGGAAGCGTGCGCCAGCCGGCGGCGCTGTGCGGCGTCGTGGGGTACAAGCCCACTTACGGGCTTTTGTCGCGGTTCGGGCTTATCGCGTACGCGTCGTCGCTGGACTCGCCCAGCATCTTTGCAAAATGCGCGCTGGACGTCGCGCTTTTGCTCAACGCGGTGTGTTATCCCGATGCGCTCGATTCGACGTGCAGCGTCCCTTCGCCGGTACCGGATTTCGTGGCGGAAAGCGATCCGGTGTATGCGAAAAAACCGCGCATCGGTGTAATAAAGGAATTGACCGATACGAAGCTTCTGCATTCCGGCGTCGCGGTGCAATTATGGAGCGCAATCGAGCGCATGAAATCCGCCGGTGCGGAAATAACGGAAATTTCCTTTCCGATGTGGGACATAACGCTGCCTGCGTATTACATAATGACAACCGCGGAATGCTCCAGCAACCTCGCGCGGTTCGACGGCGTGCGCTACGGCCCGGACGGCCACACCGACAAAGGGCTGATGGCGATGTATCTTTCGCGCAGGGGGGGGGAGCGCGGCTTCGGCGAGGAAACCAAGCGGCGAATCCTGCTGGGCACATACGTGTTATCCGCGGGATACCACGACGCGTACTACAACAAGGCGCGCGCGCTGCGCAGAGCGATAACCGCGGAGGTGGCGCGGCTGTGCGGCGAGTACGATGCTTTGGTGTGTCCTACTACGCTTGACCCGGCATTTCAAATTGGCGAGCGAATGGAAGACCCGGTTCAAATGTACATGTCCGATATCGCGACGGTTATCGCCAACCTCGCGGGAACCTGCGCCATCAGCCTGCCTTGCGGTTTAGTACCCGCCAAAAGATCCATAATGGCTCGCGAAGATCCGCTTAGCAAAGATGCCATTGCTATCGGAGTCACGCCGGAGCTGCAAAACCTCTGCCGAAACGACAAGGGCGAAATCGAGCTCCCCGTCGGATTCCAGATGATCGGCGCGCGCTACCGGGACGCGAAGCTTCTATCGCTCGCGCGCTGGTTCGAGGAGACGACGGGCTATGGATACAAAATCCCGCCGATTGCGCTAAAAATGCTGGCCACTTGA
- a CDS encoding DinB family protein yields MFRKIEDFAGTWAFESGTTSKLFENLTDDKLGVPIADGFMTLGDLAYHLAMVIPVIGAQTGLDFPDAPTTDQPPTPTSAQEIRDAYNRYAADFAEQVKAKWTDADLDKTDKVFGYDWKKGFTLDILISHQAHHRGQMTVLMRQAGIPICGIYGPTKEEMAQYGAGAH; encoded by the coding sequence ATGTTCAGAAAGATTGAGGATTTTGCAGGCACTTGGGCTTTCGAGTCCGGCACGACGAGCAAGCTTTTCGAGAATCTAACGGACGACAAACTGGGCGTTCCGATCGCGGACGGTTTCATGACGCTGGGCGACCTCGCGTACCACCTGGCGATGGTCATTCCGGTCATCGGCGCGCAGACGGGACTTGATTTCCCCGATGCTCCCACCACCGACCAGCCGCCCACTCCGACCTCCGCGCAGGAAATCCGCGACGCATATAACAGATACGCCGCGGACTTTGCCGAGCAGGTCAAGGCCAAGTGGACGGACGCCGACCTTGACAAAACCGACAAGGTCTTCGGCTATGATTGGAAGAAGGGCTTCACGCTCGACATTTTAATCTCTCACCAGGCGCACCATCGCGGCCAGATGACGGTATTGATGCGCCAGGCGGGAATCCCCATCTGCGGCATCTACGGCCCGACGAAAGAGGAAATGGCGCAGTACGGCGCCGGCGCGCATTAG
- a CDS encoding PKD domain-containing protein, translated as MVYRHHLLIMVAAIAAGLLLGCSGGRHSAVSPGISSPVDLVRADLAKYEVPDGVDPDVFQMLADKLVEEVEAVQSGRTPSQGSPATPLLRLVVTDVGGGITNIAWRYYLMGDYDLNGEVGVADVTPIALHFNTSVTDGVQDNVQSFIDGDGDLFVGVSDITPIALNYQARYNVLFGIYSSAASPTWPLSQWEGSALYFNYGAFDTSIPGTVELSINKTTSDSHYGWCSVDIDTAGAGIFSGNYFFGVRDANEPPDFASSAAFTLAGADAPNIGSVTPTGGQPNSSVQFTVNLLAGTAPLTYSWDFGGGATPDTSTDESPTVTLSSTSGVYDASVTVTNAFGSDTFDWQLGVGNLPDITGVSPTNGQTGENVTFTATVTGDAPLVYSWDFGGGASPNTSSAESPNVTLSATEGEYSANLTVTNAFGSDSFDFTLTVGAAPAPPEITGVSPTAGQEGTQLTLNATVTGTPPFTYAWDFGGGATPNISSAASPTVTLGAEGNYDASLTVTNALGEDTFDFQLICTGPPGAWVKEFVEGPGTSKIGTHCSLVFLPNGTPVIAYQNEPNTDLMQAVKTGPWNKTVVDNGGSGYAGSNAFITLNSASMPVIVYKYLASDFAGSLKKAEWNGSSWDFQILMNGNGALNESYGSDASIAFASNGNAFAANVNGSAPNQHYVIRYNGSSWGSPEDMPDYRATATSCTFDSSNNPIVVCYDSTDKWDLLDPPGTPVPINQLNCYRWTGSSWTRTNIYTKPAAESNSAKYITVLVNPSGNPVVCYFLTGTFEIWYAEYTGTAWSKILVATSGSSSAKNVNMTLSPSGIPTIAFYNAPTQSLKLAVKNGGSFTISDIDDGAGGTIQVGTYPSIKFSPTTGKPSVAYFQGERNMYGLKYAWQS; from the coding sequence ATGGTTTACCGTCATCATCTTCTGATTATGGTCGCCGCGATCGCGGCGGGACTTCTGCTCGGCTGCTCCGGCGGCCGCCACTCCGCCGTTTCTCCCGGCATATCCTCGCCCGTCGATCTCGTCAGGGCCGATCTTGCAAAGTACGAAGTGCCGGACGGCGTGGATCCGGACGTTTTCCAGATGCTCGCCGACAAGCTGGTCGAGGAGGTCGAAGCCGTTCAATCCGGCCGCACGCCGTCTCAAGGCTCGCCCGCGACTCCGCTTTTGCGCCTAGTCGTTACCGACGTTGGCGGCGGAATCACGAACATCGCCTGGCGTTATTACCTGATGGGCGATTACGACCTTAACGGCGAAGTCGGCGTGGCGGACGTCACCCCCATCGCCCTGCATTTCAACACGTCGGTGACCGACGGCGTACAGGACAACGTCCAAAGCTTCATTGACGGGGACGGCGACCTGTTTGTGGGGGTTTCCGACATTACTCCTATCGCTCTCAATTATCAGGCCAGGTACAACGTGCTCTTCGGCATCTATTCCAGCGCCGCGTCCCCCACTTGGCCGCTTTCGCAGTGGGAAGGCTCCGCGCTTTACTTCAATTACGGCGCGTTCGACACGAGCATCCCCGGCACTGTGGAGCTTTCAATAAACAAGACCACATCCGATTCGCACTACGGATGGTGCAGCGTGGACATTGACACGGCGGGCGCGGGCATCTTCTCCGGAAACTACTTCTTCGGAGTGCGCGATGCAAACGAGCCGCCCGACTTCGCTTCGTCCGCGGCGTTCACGCTTGCGGGCGCCGACGCGCCGAACATCGGAAGCGTCACGCCGACCGGCGGCCAGCCGAATTCGAGCGTCCAGTTCACCGTCAACCTTCTCGCCGGCACCGCGCCTCTGACTTATTCATGGGATTTCGGCGGCGGCGCGACGCCCGACACTTCCACCGACGAAAGCCCGACGGTCACGCTTTCTTCCACTTCCGGCGTTTACGACGCAAGCGTGACCGTGACCAACGCGTTCGGCAGCGACACGTTCGACTGGCAGCTGGGCGTCGGCAACCTGCCCGATATCACGGGCGTCAGCCCGACGAACGGCCAAACGGGAGAAAACGTGACTTTCACCGCGACCGTGACCGGCGACGCGCCTCTCGTTTATTCGTGGGATTTCGGCGGCGGCGCAAGCCCGAACACTTCGTCCGCGGAATCCCCGAATGTCACGCTTTCCGCCACCGAGGGCGAATACAGCGCCAACCTGACCGTGACGAACGCGTTCGGCTCGGACAGCTTCGATTTCACGCTGACCGTCGGCGCCGCGCCCGCGCCTCCCGAAATCACCGGCGTCTCGCCGACCGCGGGCCAGGAAGGAACGCAGCTGACGCTCAACGCGACCGTCACCGGCACCCCGCCGTTCACCTACGCGTGGGATTTCGGAGGCGGCGCAACGCCGAACATTTCGTCCGCGGCTTCGCCGACCGTCACGCTCGGCGCGGAAGGAAACTACGACGCGTCCCTCACCGTGACGAATGCGCTGGGAGAGGATACGTTCGACTTCCAGCTCATCTGCACCGGCCCTCCGGGCGCCTGGGTGAAGGAGTTCGTAGAGGGGCCTGGGACAAGCAAAATCGGCACGCACTGCAGCCTGGTGTTTTTGCCCAACGGCACTCCGGTGATTGCGTATCAAAATGAGCCAAATACTGACTTAATGCAGGCGGTAAAGACCGGACCATGGAACAAGACTGTAGTTGACAATGGCGGTAGCGGATATGCTGGCTCCAATGCTTTTATTACGTTAAACTCCGCTTCGATGCCTGTTATAGTATATAAATATTTGGCATCCGATTTTGCAGGTTCATTAAAGAAGGCGGAATGGAACGGATCTTCGTGGGATTTTCAAATACTCATGAACGGCAACGGTGCTCTTAACGAAAGCTACGGATCCGATGCAAGCATTGCGTTTGCCAGCAATGGCAATGCATTTGCCGCAAACGTAAATGGGAGCGCTCCGAACCAGCATTATGTGATTCGATACAACGGATCCAGTTGGGGATCGCCTGAGGATATGCCAGATTATCGCGCGACGGCGACCAGCTGCACATTCGACTCGTCGAACAATCCCATTGTGGTTTGTTACGATTCCACAGACAAGTGGGATTTGCTGGATCCTCCCGGAACTCCGGTCCCCATTAATCAATTAAACTGCTATAGGTGGACTGGCTCATCTTGGACGAGGACGAATATTTATACAAAGCCTGCGGCGGAGTCCAACAGCGCCAAATATATCACGGTTCTTGTCAACCCATCAGGCAATCCGGTTGTCTGCTACTTCCTGACCGGAACATTCGAAATTTGGTACGCCGAATACACAGGCACCGCCTGGAGCAAAATCTTGGTTGCAACCAGCGGATCCTCTTCAGCCAAAAACGTTAATATGACGCTTAGTCCCAGCGGGATTCCTACTATTGCGTTTTACAATGCGCCAACTCAATCGCTTAAGCTCGCTGTCAAAAATGGCGGAAGCTTCACCATAAGCGATATTGACGACGGCGCAGGAGGAACCATCCAGGTTGGCACATACCCTTCAATTAAGTTTTCTCCGACAACAGGCAAGCCATCGGTCGCCTATTTCCAGGGCGAGCGAAACATGTATGGATTGAAGTATGCTTGGCAAAGCTAA
- a CDS encoding DinB family protein: protein MFRRIEDFLKVWTEESANTCKIFAALTDESLGQAVADGHRTLGRMAWHITLTLGEMIARTGLQVDAPPEDAPVPAASEEIFRAYSSASDAIAKAVQSEWTDETLDVEDDMYGETWKRGFTLFVLVTHEVHHRGQMTVLMRQAGLPVPGVYGPSKEEWVNYGADPPEV, encoded by the coding sequence ATGTTTCGCCGCATCGAGGATTTTTTGAAAGTCTGGACGGAGGAAAGCGCCAATACCTGCAAGATATTCGCCGCGCTCACGGACGAATCGCTGGGTCAGGCCGTGGCGGATGGCCATCGCACGCTCGGCCGGATGGCGTGGCACATCACGCTGACGCTGGGCGAAATGATCGCGCGCACAGGGCTTCAAGTTGACGCGCCGCCCGAAGACGCGCCCGTCCCGGCCGCTTCCGAGGAGATATTCCGCGCGTATTCGTCTGCGTCCGACGCGATCGCCAAAGCTGTTCAATCCGAGTGGACGGACGAAACGCTGGACGTCGAGGACGACATGTACGGCGAAACGTGGAAGCGCGGATTCACGCTGTTCGTGCTGGTGACGCACGAGGTGCATCACCGCGGCCAGATGACCGTGCTGATGCGCCAGGCCGGGCTGCCGGTGCCAGGAGTGTACGGCCCGTCGAAAGAGGAATGGGTCAACTACGGCGCCGACCCTCCAGAGGTTTAG
- a CDS encoding NAD(P)H-dependent oxidoreductase — translation MNVLIVFAHPEPKSFSGALADLAVETLSASGHSVRRSDLYRSGFQPCAGAADFKSRMNPDYLQVFFEQGHASKTGTHAPDVAAEQEKLAWADLVIFHSPLWWFSVPAILKGWFDRVLAVGWAYDFGVWYDTGLMKGKKAMLALTTGGPETIYSPRGLNGDINVILWPIVHGTLQFCGFDVLEPFVAFGAMLAPEEARARYLAAYRERLLKIESAPAIPRNPLSDYDEKFELLPGRERIAPW, via the coding sequence ATGAACGTACTGATCGTTTTTGCGCATCCGGAGCCGAAAAGCTTCAGCGGCGCGCTTGCGGATCTCGCGGTCGAAACGCTGTCCGCGTCGGGACATTCCGTCCGGCGCTCCGACCTGTACCGGAGCGGATTCCAGCCTTGCGCGGGCGCGGCGGATTTCAAGTCGCGGATGAATCCGGATTACCTGCAGGTTTTCTTCGAGCAGGGGCACGCGTCCAAGACAGGGACGCACGCGCCGGATGTCGCGGCCGAGCAGGAGAAACTGGCCTGGGCGGATTTGGTTATATTCCATTCGCCGCTTTGGTGGTTTTCGGTGCCGGCGATACTGAAGGGATGGTTCGACCGGGTGCTGGCCGTCGGCTGGGCGTATGACTTCGGGGTCTGGTACGACACGGGACTGATGAAAGGAAAGAAGGCGATGCTCGCGCTTACGACGGGCGGGCCCGAGACGATTTACTCGCCGCGCGGCCTCAACGGCGACATAAACGTGATCCTCTGGCCGATAGTCCACGGGACGCTGCAGTTCTGCGGATTCGACGTGCTGGAGCCGTTCGTCGCGTTCGGCGCGATGCTCGCGCCGGAAGAAGCGCGCGCGCGGTATCTTGCCGCGTACAGGGAGCGGCTGCTGAAAATCGAGAGTGCGCCGGCGATCCCGCGCAATCCGTTGTCGGACTACGATGAAAAATTCGAGCTGCTGCCGGGAAGGGAACGGATCGCTCCGTGGTAG